The Streptomyces sp. CC0208 genome window below encodes:
- a CDS encoding helix-turn-helix transcriptional regulator has protein sequence MVLRREPTARQVRLGTELRRLREAAGLTAIEAAALLGANRAQMSHIESGLAGVSEERLRRLASHYACADKEFIEALAEMATDRTRGWWEEYRGLLPTSFLDLSELEHHARFQHHVAILYVPGLLQTEDYARAVFSDRLPELTHDEMELRIQHRKARQRITIPYTAVIHEAALRIRVSDRTASKAQLARLLELSEADHITLRAIPFDLNGFARASSTMTYVGGPLPKLDTVVRDTPHGSIFVDAEAQLRSYRTRFHMVEAVSLAPDQTRDFIQRLAKEL, from the coding sequence ATGGTCCTGAGGCGCGAACCCACCGCACGCCAGGTGCGACTGGGGACCGAACTGCGCAGACTTCGCGAGGCAGCAGGACTCACCGCTATCGAGGCCGCAGCGCTGCTCGGGGCGAATCGCGCCCAGATGAGCCACATCGAATCCGGGCTCGCGGGCGTGAGCGAGGAACGTTTGCGTCGCCTCGCGTCCCATTACGCGTGCGCGGACAAGGAGTTCATCGAAGCGTTGGCCGAGATGGCCACCGACCGGACCCGTGGCTGGTGGGAGGAGTACCGAGGCCTGCTGCCCACGTCCTTCCTGGACCTGTCCGAGCTGGAGCACCATGCCCGGTTCCAGCACCACGTTGCCATCCTGTACGTGCCGGGCCTGCTGCAGACAGAGGACTACGCCCGTGCCGTCTTCTCCGACAGGCTCCCCGAACTCACCCATGACGAGATGGAGTTGCGCATCCAGCACCGGAAGGCGCGCCAGCGGATCACCATCCCGTACACGGCGGTGATCCATGAGGCCGCACTTCGGATCAGGGTCAGCGACCGCACCGCCTCAAAGGCCCAACTCGCCCGACTCCTCGAGCTGTCCGAGGCGGACCACATCACCTTGCGTGCCATCCCCTTCGACCTGAACGGCTTCGCCAGAGCCTCAAGCACGATGACGTACGTGGGCGGCCCGCTGCCCAAGCTGGACACGGTGGTCCGGGACACGCCCCATGGCTCGATCTTTGTCGACGCCGAGGCCCAACTGCGCAGTTATCGGACGCGCTTCCATATGGTGGAAGCCGTATCACTCGCACCGGACCAGACCCGGGACTTCATCCAACGGCTGGCAAAGGAGCTGTGA
- the glmS gene encoding glutamine--fructose-6-phosphate transaminase (isomerizing): MCGIVGYVGAQSALDVVMAGLKRLEYRGYDSAGVAVAADGGLAAAKKAGKLVNLEKELVDRPLPTGLTGIGHTRWATHGGPTDANAHPHLDNAGRVAVVHNGIIENFAALRGELEERGHELASETDTEVVAHLLAEEFSATADLAEAMRLVCRRLEGAFTLVAVHADEPDVVVGARRNSPLVVGVGEGEAFLASDVAAFIAHTRSAIELGQDQVVELRRDGVTVTGFDGRPADVRSFHIDWDASAAEKGGYDYFMLKEIAEQPKAVADTLLGRIDAVGSLTLDEVRISAAELREVDKVVIVACGTAFHAGMIAKYAIEHWTRIPCEVELASEFRYRDPILGPRSLVIAISQSGETMDTLMALRHAREQGSKVLAICNTNGSTIPRESDAVLYTHAGPEVAVASTKAFLTQLVACYLVALYLGQVRGTKWGDEISAVIRDLSHISGEVERVLETMEPVRELARSLADKNTVLFLGRHVGYPVALEGALKLKELAYMHAEGFAAGELKHGPIALIEEDLPVVVVVPSPRGRSVIHDKIVSNIQEIRARGARTIVIAEEGDEAVVPYADHLIRIPATPTLLQPLVATVPLQVFACELATARGNEVDQPRNLAKSVTVE, translated from the coding sequence ATGTGCGGAATCGTGGGATACGTGGGGGCGCAGTCGGCGCTCGATGTCGTGATGGCCGGGCTGAAGCGGCTGGAGTACCGGGGGTACGACTCGGCCGGTGTCGCCGTGGCGGCGGACGGTGGGCTGGCGGCGGCGAAGAAGGCCGGGAAGCTGGTCAATCTGGAGAAGGAGCTGGTGGACCGGCCGTTGCCGACCGGGCTCACCGGGATCGGGCACACGCGGTGGGCCACGCACGGTGGGCCGACGGACGCCAACGCGCATCCCCATCTGGACAACGCGGGGCGGGTCGCGGTCGTCCACAACGGGATCATCGAGAACTTCGCCGCGCTGCGGGGCGAATTGGAGGAGCGGGGACACGAGCTGGCCTCCGAGACGGACACCGAGGTCGTCGCGCATCTGCTCGCCGAGGAGTTCTCCGCGACCGCCGACCTCGCGGAGGCCATGCGGCTGGTGTGCCGGCGCCTGGAGGGGGCGTTCACACTGGTGGCCGTCCACGCGGACGAGCCGGACGTCGTCGTGGGCGCCCGGCGGAACTCGCCGCTGGTGGTGGGCGTGGGGGAGGGGGAGGCGTTTCTGGCGTCGGACGTGGCGGCCTTCATCGCCCACACCCGCTCCGCGATCGAGCTCGGTCAGGACCAGGTCGTGGAGCTGCGAAGGGACGGGGTGACCGTCACCGGTTTCGACGGCCGCCCCGCCGACGTCCGCTCGTTCCACATCGACTGGGACGCCTCCGCCGCCGAGAAGGGCGGCTACGACTACTTCATGCTCAAGGAGATCGCCGAGCAGCCGAAGGCGGTCGCCGACACGCTGCTCGGCCGGATCGACGCGGTCGGCTCCCTGACCCTGGACGAGGTCCGGATCTCCGCCGCCGAGCTGCGCGAGGTGGACAAGGTCGTCATCGTCGCCTGCGGTACGGCCTTCCACGCGGGGATGATCGCCAAGTACGCCATCGAGCACTGGACCCGTATCCCCTGCGAGGTGGAGCTGGCCAGCGAGTTCCGTTACCGGGATCCGATCCTGGGACCGCGTTCCCTCGTGATCGCCATCTCCCAGTCCGGGGAGACCATGGACACGCTCATGGCGCTGCGGCACGCCCGCGAGCAGGGTTCCAAGGTGCTCGCGATCTGCAACACCAACGGCTCGACGATCCCCCGGGAGTCGGACGCGGTGCTGTACACGCACGCCGGGCCCGAGGTCGCCGTGGCGTCGACGAAGGCGTTCCTGACCCAGCTCGTGGCGTGTTACCTGGTGGCGCTGTACCTGGGGCAGGTGCGGGGCACCAAGTGGGGCGACGAGATCTCCGCCGTCATCCGGGACCTGTCGCACATCTCCGGTGAGGTCGAGCGGGTGCTGGAGACCATGGAGCCGGTGCGGGAGCTGGCGCGGTCGCTGGCCGACAAGAACACCGTGCTGTTCCTCGGGCGGCACGTCGGGTATCCGGTGGCGCTGGAGGGTGCGCTGAAGCTCAAGGAACTCGCCTACATGCACGCCGAGGGCTTCGCGGCGGGGGAGTTGAAGCACGGGCCGATCGCACTGATCGAGGAAGACCTGCCCGTGGTCGTGGTCGTGCCGTCGCCCCGGGGGCGGTCGGTGATCCACGACAAGATCGTGTCCAACATCCAGGAGATCCGGGCCCGGGGAGCGCGGACGATCGTCATCGCGGAGGAGGGGGACGAGGCGGTGGTGCCGTACGCCGATCACCTGATCCGGATTCCGGCCACACCGACCCTGCTGCAGCCGCTGGTGGCGACCGTGCCGTTGCAGGTGTTCGCCTGTGAGCTGGCCACGGCCCGGGGGAACGAGGTGGACCAGCCTCGGAACCTGGCGAAGTCGGTCACGGTGGAGTAG
- a CDS encoding histidine phosphatase family protein codes for MTGTATRYLYLARHGEALPDESGLTEAGREQAALLGRRLQDIPFTAVHHGPLPRAAQTARLIHDQLKNVPLRVSEVAGDYVPYFPQKDELPPESADLYLRFLADTTDDEREQGAALARQALDLFTGPVPGEEDRHELVVTHNFLVAWLVRDAMCAPKWRWLGLNHANAALTVICYAPGRAASVLVSNDMRHLPTELRWTGFPPESHI; via the coding sequence ATGACCGGCACGGCCACCCGTTACCTCTATCTCGCCCGGCACGGCGAGGCGTTGCCGGACGAGAGCGGGCTGACCGAGGCCGGCCGGGAGCAGGCCGCACTGCTGGGCCGACGCCTCCAGGACATTCCCTTCACCGCCGTTCACCACGGCCCATTGCCCCGGGCGGCACAGACCGCCCGTCTGATCCACGATCAGTTGAAGAACGTCCCCCTGCGCGTCTCGGAGGTCGCGGGCGACTACGTGCCCTACTTCCCCCAAAAAGACGAACTCCCGCCCGAATCCGCGGACCTCTACCTCCGCTTCCTCGCCGACACCACCGACGACGAGCGGGAGCAGGGCGCGGCGCTGGCCCGCCAGGCACTCGACCTGTTCACCGGCCCGGTGCCCGGCGAGGAGGACCGACACGAACTGGTCGTCACCCACAATTTCCTCGTCGCCTGGCTGGTCCGGGATGCCATGTGCGCCCCGAAGTGGCGCTGGCTCGGCCTCAACCACGCCAACGCGGCGCTCACGGTCATCTGTTACGCGCCCGGTCGAGCGGCCTCCGTCCTCGTCTCCAACGACATGCGCCACCTGCCCACCGAGCTGCGCTGGACCGGCTTCCCTCCCGAGTCGCACATCTGA
- a CDS encoding ATP-binding protein: MPENEPPAWGYTLYIPNDLRAVTVARRTLRLILTMHGLIRLTDTAELLAAELVSNAVRHTKGPAALRVRRSAGVLRIGAWDADPEPPEPPGELDLLREAEEGRGLALVKACADLWGWQPLARHGSRGKYVWCELAAA; the protein is encoded by the coding sequence ATGCCCGAAAACGAACCCCCGGCCTGGGGGTACACCCTGTACATCCCGAACGACCTCCGAGCCGTCACCGTCGCCCGCCGCACCCTCCGGCTCATCCTCACGATGCACGGCCTGATCCGCCTCACGGACACCGCGGAGCTCCTTGCGGCGGAGTTGGTCTCGAACGCCGTACGCCATACGAAGGGCCCCGCCGCCCTGCGGGTGCGCCGGTCGGCCGGGGTGCTGCGGATCGGGGCGTGGGACGCGGACCCCGAACCTCCAGAGCCGCCCGGGGAGTTGGACCTGTTGCGGGAAGCGGAGGAGGGGAGGGGGCTGGCGTTGGTGAAGGCGTGCGCCGACCTGTGGGGGTGGCAGCCGTTGGCCAGGCACGGCAGTCGGGGGAAGTACGTGTGGTGCGAGCTGGCCGCGGCCTGA
- a CDS encoding NAD(P)H-hydrate dehydratase — protein MRTAYNVETVRAAERELMARLPEGALMQRAAAGLAAACADLLGRVYGRRVVLLVGSGDNGGDALYAGARLARRSAGVTAVLLAPERAHSAGLAALRRAGGRAVGTDGAERLIEEADLLLDGIVGIGGKGGLRPDAARLAEVAERSRAAVVAVDLPSGVDADTGEVRGAAVRADLTVTFGTHKPGLLIDPAREYAGSVRLVDIGLKAVLPAEPELEALQHADVRQLLPVPSGESDKYRRGVVGIAAGSARYPGAAVLAVYGALRGGAGAVRYVGPAADAVIARFPETLVSDQGPKQAGRVQAWVVGPGAGGDASAVAEVLASDVPVLIDADGLRLADRDAVRARTAPTLMTPHAGEAAALLGVPREEVEGARLASVRELAGRYGATVLLKGSTTLVADAGGGAVRVNPTGTAWLATAGSGDVLSGLAGSLLASGLSALDAGSTAAYLHGLAGRFAADGAPVGAHDVAEAVPSAWRDVTDA, from the coding sequence ATGCGTACTGCGTACAACGTGGAGACGGTCAGGGCCGCCGAGCGGGAGCTGATGGCACGGCTTCCGGAGGGCGCGCTGATGCAGCGGGCGGCCGCCGGACTGGCCGCCGCCTGCGCGGACCTGCTGGGGCGGGTGTACGGCCGCAGGGTCGTGCTGCTCGTGGGGAGCGGGGACAACGGCGGGGACGCCCTCTACGCGGGGGCGCGCCTCGCGCGGCGGAGCGCCGGTGTCACCGCCGTGCTGCTCGCGCCCGAACGCGCCCACTCCGCGGGGCTGGCCGCGCTGCGGCGGGCCGGAGGGCGGGCCGTCGGGACCGACGGTGCCGAGCGGCTGATCGAGGAAGCCGACCTGCTCCTCGACGGGATCGTGGGGATCGGCGGCAAGGGCGGGCTGCGGCCCGACGCCGCCCGGCTGGCGGAGGTGGCCGAACGGTCCCGGGCCGCCGTCGTCGCCGTCGATCTGCCGAGCGGCGTCGACGCCGACACCGGGGAGGTGCGCGGCGCGGCTGTACGGGCCGACCTGACCGTCACCTTCGGGACGCACAAGCCGGGGCTGCTGATCGATCCCGCGCGCGAGTACGCCGGTTCGGTGCGGCTCGTCGACATCGGGCTGAAGGCCGTCCTGCCCGCCGAGCCGGAGCTGGAAGCCCTCCAACACGCCGACGTACGACAGCTGTTGCCCGTGCCGAGCGGCGAGAGCGACAAGTACCGGCGAGGCGTCGTCGGGATCGCCGCCGGGTCCGCGCGGTATCCGGGGGCCGCCGTGCTCGCCGTGTACGGGGCGCTGCGGGGCGGCGCCGGGGCCGTGCGGTACGTCGGGCCCGCCGCGGACGCCGTGATCGCCCGCTTCCCCGAGACGCTCGTGTCGGATCAGGGGCCGAAGCAGGCCGGGCGGGTGCAGGCGTGGGTTGTCGGACCGGGGGCCGGGGGCGACGCCTCGGCCGTCGCGGAGGTGCTGGCGTCGGACGTGCCCGTGCTCATCGACGCGGACGGGCTGCGGCTCGCCGACCGGGACGCCGTACGCGCGCGGACCGCGCCGACCCTCATGACACCGCATGCCGGAGAGGCCGCCGCGCTCCTCGGGGTGCCGCGCGAGGAGGTAGAGGGGGCCCGGCTGGCCTCGGTGCGGGAACTCGCCGGGCGCTACGGGGCGACCGTGCTGCTCAAGGGGTCGACCACGCTGGTCGCCGACGCGGGCGGCGGGGCCGTACGCGTGAACCCGACCGGGACGGCATGGCTGGCCACCGCCGGCAGCGGGGACGTCCTGTCCGGCCTCGCGGGGTCCCTGCTGGCCTCGGGGCTGAGCGCCCTGGACGCCGGCAGCACGGCCGCGTACCTGCACGGTCTCGCCGGACGGTTCGCGGCGGACGGGGCACCGGTGGGGGCGCACGACGTGGCCGAGGCGGTGCCGTCGGCATGGCGGGACGTGACGGACGCGTGA
- a CDS encoding M23 family metallopeptidase, translating to MDEPNIRGTTRREWLGGAAVVLGSPVLGFREDHPEPLEEEPGGNCGSDYDQEYEELLAAAEDVEVSDRALAPAKWTRPIRKRARVTMRYGVRGNWLAGYHTGVDLAVPTGTPVYAVSTGVVVLASWSGAYGKAVTIKLSDSRYVVYAHLSRISVARGAKVKAGTRIGSSGATGRATGPHLHFEVRARRPYGSDIDPVKYLARHGLSL from the coding sequence ATGGATGAGCCAAATATACGAGGCACCACCCGGCGTGAATGGCTGGGAGGAGCGGCAGTCGTTCTGGGGAGTCCCGTTCTCGGTTTCCGCGAGGACCACCCGGAACCGTTAGAGGAAGAGCCCGGCGGCAACTGCGGCAGCGACTACGACCAGGAATACGAGGAGCTGCTGGCGGCCGCCGAGGATGTCGAGGTCAGCGACCGCGCCCTCGCACCGGCCAAGTGGACTCGCCCCATCCGGAAACGGGCCAGGGTGACCATGCGCTACGGGGTGCGGGGAAACTGGCTGGCCGGTTACCACACCGGAGTGGATCTTGCGGTGCCGACGGGAACCCCGGTTTACGCGGTGAGCACCGGCGTGGTCGTCCTGGCCAGCTGGTCGGGGGCGTACGGGAAAGCCGTGACGATCAAGCTGAGCGATTCCCGGTACGTCGTCTACGCCCACCTGTCGCGCATCTCGGTCGCGCGGGGCGCCAAGGTCAAGGCCGGCACCCGGATCGGGAGCAGCGGAGCCACCGGGCGCGCCACCGGCCCGCACCTGCACTTCGAGGTGCGCGCCCGGCGCCCGTACGGCTCCGACATCGACCCGGTGAAGTACCTGGCCCGGCACGGTCTGAGCCTGTGA
- a CDS encoding DUF397 domain-containing protein encodes MDNWRKSSYSGGGDGNECVEIATHPTHISIRDSKTPTRATLTLPTPTFTTFINALKSAPHN; translated from the coding sequence ATGGACAACTGGCGGAAGTCGTCCTACTCCGGCGGCGGCGACGGCAACGAATGCGTCGAGATCGCCACCCACCCCACCCACATATCCATCCGCGACTCCAAGACCCCCACCCGAGCCACCCTCACCCTCCCCACCCCCACCTTCACCACCTTCATCAACGCCCTGAAGAGCGCCCCCCATAACTAA
- a CDS encoding insulinase family protein, producing the protein MTTHEHPPAAPEVDARPQLDALVRHTTVDGIPTLFAPRPGEITAGLAFRVGHADETLPTAGITHLVEHLALFHLGLSDLHYNGATASTYTLFHVTGDETEVVTYLNSVCAALRDLPMDRLETEKEILRTEAGSRGQGPMSQMPLWRYGAQGYGLSSYDELGTRSLTADQVRHWAETRFTRDNAVLFLTTDHVPDGLDLNLPAGRRLPTPAPTSTLPVTPAYLRGEDGHLVFTSVVRRSTAAAVFAEVLGRALFQDLRQKGGYSYSAEADYSSRDADFATLTAYADALPQKQDAAVGGFVDAFARLRAGRIEQAELESARGKLLKRYDVPDLGAALLPSYALSLLTGHRILTPEQHRDELRAVGIDDLREVAREAWDGGLLQVPARGAEWAGLTPAPRFSPSGVSGTLHPSLEDDDVTLIIGETGVTLSTPGGLVTVRYDACAAMTTRPDGARCLTGLDGFRITVEPTLFGDVTAERIAVLDKAVPAAAVVPLPGRPAEEIPQPRERTASDARTPTGGRKRSGDRKPAAGRVTGHFVLVTALATLWPVLLVTLVVNGIKGSEPMGLATIAGCALEFLLIRSARNLYRTGQPTTPP; encoded by the coding sequence ATGACCACACACGAGCACCCGCCCGCCGCCCCGGAAGTCGACGCCCGCCCGCAACTCGACGCCCTCGTCCGCCACACCACCGTCGACGGCATCCCCACCCTCTTCGCCCCGCGCCCCGGCGAGATCACCGCCGGTCTCGCCTTCCGAGTGGGCCATGCCGACGAGACCCTGCCCACCGCCGGCATCACCCACCTCGTCGAACACCTCGCCCTGTTCCACCTGGGCCTGTCCGACCTGCACTACAACGGCGCCACCGCGAGCACGTACACCCTCTTCCACGTCACCGGCGACGAGACGGAGGTCGTCACGTACCTCAACAGCGTCTGCGCGGCCCTGCGCGACCTCCCGATGGACCGGCTGGAAACGGAGAAGGAGATCCTGCGCACGGAGGCGGGCAGCCGTGGGCAGGGGCCCATGTCCCAGATGCCGCTGTGGCGTTACGGCGCCCAGGGCTACGGCCTGTCCAGCTACGACGAACTCGGCACCCGGAGCCTGACGGCCGACCAGGTGCGCCACTGGGCCGAGACCCGCTTCACCAGGGACAACGCCGTACTGTTCCTCACCACGGACCACGTACCGGACGGCCTGGACCTCAACCTGCCCGCCGGCCGGCGCCTCCCCACCCCCGCCCCGACCAGCACGCTCCCCGTCACACCCGCCTACCTCCGCGGGGAGGACGGCCACCTCGTGTTCACCTCCGTCGTGCGCCGCTCCACCGCGGCCGCCGTGTTCGCCGAGGTGCTGGGCCGCGCCCTCTTCCAGGACCTGCGCCAGAAGGGCGGCTACTCCTACTCGGCGGAGGCCGACTACTCCTCGCGCGACGCCGACTTCGCCACGCTCACCGCGTACGCCGACGCGTTGCCGCAGAAGCAGGACGCGGCGGTCGGCGGCTTCGTCGACGCCTTCGCGCGGCTACGCGCGGGCCGGATCGAGCAGGCCGAACTGGAGTCCGCGCGCGGGAAGTTGCTCAAGCGCTACGACGTCCCCGACCTCGGCGCGGCCCTGCTGCCGTCGTACGCGCTCAGCCTGTTGACCGGCCACCGGATCCTGACTCCCGAGCAGCACAGGGACGAACTCAGGGCGGTCGGGATCGACGACCTGCGCGAGGTGGCCCGGGAGGCGTGGGACGGCGGGCTGCTCCAGGTCCCGGCCCGGGGCGCCGAGTGGGCGGGCCTCACCCCGGCCCCCCGCTTCTCGCCGTCCGGGGTCTCCGGCACCCTGCACCCGTCCCTGGAGGACGACGACGTCACGCTGATCATCGGAGAGACGGGTGTGACGCTGTCGACGCCGGGCGGCCTGGTCACCGTCCGGTACGACGCCTGCGCCGCGATGACCACCCGCCCCGACGGAGCCCGGTGCCTGACCGGCCTGGACGGCTTCCGGATAACCGTGGAGCCGACGCTGTTCGGGGACGTCACGGCCGAGCGGATCGCCGTACTGGACAAGGCCGTTCCCGCCGCCGCGGTCGTCCCCCTCCCGGGCCGCCCGGCGGAGGAGATCCCCCAGCCCCGGGAACGGACCGCCTCCGACGCGCGGACCCCGACCGGCGGCCGGAAGCGGTCCGGGGACCGCAAGCCGGCGGCCGGGCGTGTGACGGGCCACTTCGTCCTCGTGACCGCGCTGGCCACCCTCTGGCCCGTCCTCCTCGTCACCCTCGTCGTCAACGGGATCAAGGGCTCGGAACCGATGGGACTCGCCACGATCGCCGGATGCGCGCTGGAGTTCCTGCTGATCCGCTCCGCCCGCAACCTGTACCGGACCGGGCAGCCGACTACTCCACCGTGA
- a CDS encoding DUF397 domain-containing protein, whose product MDSWRKSSYSGGGDGNNCVEIATHRTHISIRDSKTPTRATLTLPTPTFTTFINALKNTPITQ is encoded by the coding sequence ATGGACAGCTGGCGGAAGTCGTCCTACTCCGGCGGCGGCGACGGCAACAACTGCGTCGAGATCGCCACCCACCGCACCCACATATCCATCCGCGACTCCAAGACCCCCACCCGAGCCACCCTCACCCTCCCCACCCCCACCTTCACCACCTTCATCAACGCCCTCAAGAACACCCCCATAACCCAGTAA
- a CDS encoding holo-ACP synthase — protein sequence MSIIGVGIDVAEIERFAASLERTPGMARRLFLDSELTLPSGERRGIASLAARFAAKEALAKALGAPAGLHWTDAEVFVEDSGQPRLRVTGTVAARAAALGVRSWHVSLSHDAGIASAVVIAEG from the coding sequence ATGAGCATCATCGGGGTCGGTATCGACGTCGCCGAGATCGAGCGGTTCGCGGCGTCGCTGGAGCGTACGCCGGGGATGGCGCGGCGGTTGTTCCTGGACAGTGAGTTGACGCTGCCCAGCGGGGAGCGGCGGGGGATCGCCTCGCTCGCCGCCCGGTTCGCCGCGAAGGAGGCCCTGGCCAAGGCGCTCGGGGCGCCGGCCGGGCTGCACTGGACCGATGCCGAGGTGTTCGTGGAGGACAGCGGGCAGCCCCGGTTGCGGGTCACCGGGACCGTCGCCGCGCGGGCTGCCGCGCTCGGGGTGCGGTCCTGGCATGTGTCGCTCAGCCATGACGCCGGGATCGCGTCCGCCGTCGTGATCGCGGAGGGGTGA